Proteins encoded together in one Petrotoga sp. 9PWA.NaAc.5.4 window:
- a CDS encoding DUF554 domain-containing protein, with the protein MFNIAVIVNTLAVLVGGSLGTIIGNKLPENFRIILFHSVGLTTLLIGIGMGLEANNLIVVLVSLALGSVVGELLKIENGLGKLANIVERSEGETPFVKGFITATVLFVIGPMTIIGCLNAGLTGDNSVIFLKSVLDGISSIVLASVYSVGVIFSAVSVFLVQGAIVSLAGLLSFLSNPYYLNDFTAVGGAMVIAIGIRLLEIKDIKVGNFLPALIIVVLINYILTFFAL; encoded by the coding sequence ATGTTCAACATTGCTGTTATAGTAAACACTCTTGCTGTTTTAGTTGGAGGAAGTTTAGGTACCATTATAGGAAACAAATTACCAGAAAATTTTAGAATTATTTTATTTCATAGTGTTGGACTAACGACACTTTTGATAGGTATAGGAATGGGATTGGAAGCAAATAATTTAATAGTAGTTTTAGTTTCCTTAGCCTTAGGCAGTGTGGTTGGAGAACTACTAAAAATAGAAAACGGTCTTGGAAAATTAGCAAATATAGTAGAAAGATCCGAAGGAGAAACTCCTTTTGTGAAAGGATTTATAACAGCAACCGTTCTGTTTGTCATTGGTCCTATGACAATTATAGGGTGTTTAAATGCTGGATTAACAGGAGACAATTCTGTAATTTTTTTAAAATCGGTTTTAGATGGTATCTCTTCCATTGTTTTAGCTTCTGTTTACAGCGTGGGAGTGATTTTTTCAGCAGTTAGTGTTTTTCTAGTTCAAGGAGCTATTGTTAGTTTAGCTGGCCTGTTATCTTTTCTTTCTAATCCTTATTATCTTAACGATTTCACAGCTGTTGGCGGAGCAATGGTAATAGCCATTGGAATAAGATTATTGGAAATAAAAGATATAAAAGTTGGTAATTTTCTTCCTGCTTTAATTATTGTTGTGTTAATTAATTATATTCTAACCTTTTTTGCATTATAG
- a CDS encoding ATP-binding protein, with protein QAILDRLLHHSHVISIKGESYRLKEKLDLFSNVSNS; from the coding sequence CAAGCTATTTTAGACAGACTTTTACACCATTCACATGTGATTTCAATAAAAGGAGAATCTTACAGATTAAAAGAAAAGCTGGATTTGTTTTCAAACGTTTCTAATTCTTAA